In Cryptomeria japonica chromosome 5, Sugi_1.0, whole genome shotgun sequence, the genomic window TTCCCAGTTGGATTTCAACTCAATTTGAACTTGAGGATATGGATATATCAGACGCTAATCTTGTGGAAGATATTCCATCTTGGCTATGGGAATTTTCACCGGAATTGCGGAGTTTGAACCTATCAAACAATCATTTGGAGGGTCCTCTCACTGTTTCTTCAATCCCACTTCAACTGCAGTCGTTGGATCTGTCTGTAAATGAACTGAATGGCCCATTATTGCTAGATATTCCTATACCTGAACAAAACTTTAGTTTGGAGAAGCTTTTACTTGCAGACAACAAGATCGAAGGACCTATAACAGCTTCATTAGGGACCATGACATCTTTGTATATTCTAGATTTGTCAAATAATCAGCTAAGAGGCAATATCCCTGATAGTTTGGGTAATTTGACATTGCTAACAGTGCTGCGTTTGGAGAGTAACCATTTAAACGGAGAGATCCCTGCCTGCCTGACCAATCTCTCAAACCTTGTAATGCTCAATCTGGCAAGTAATGAATTGGAGGGTCAGATTCCTAAGGAGCTTGGAAATTTAGCAGGACTTGCATCTCTCCATCTTGAAAAGAACAATCTGCAAGGACTTCTTCCTCTGTCTTTAGCAGAACTTCCAGAGCTGCAGGTGATTGACGTCGGAGAAAACAATTTGACAGGAAACATTCCATCTTGGATTGGCTACTGTTCAAGTCTACTAGTTCTTATTATGAGATCAAACAATTTCAAAGGCAAACTACCTCCACAGATCGGCTATCTAACGGAGCTTCTTATCCTCGACctttcttctaatcttttgtatGGGGAAATCCCAAATACCTACTTAAATTTGCCAGCCATGGTCGTTGTAAATGAACATATGTCCGTGGTTGGAGAAGACCGTCGTGCTCCCTTAGCTCGCCGCGTTCGTCCTTGTGATGCTCGTAGAGGTCATACAATTCATCTTCGTGGTGACATTCCTAGACTTGGTGGTAACATTCCTGATCCTCGTGGTGACATTCCTAGACTTGGTGGTAACTTTCCTGATCCTCGTGGTGACATTCCTGATTCTGATCATAATTATGATGGCACTTGCGTAGATTATGTATATGTAAATGAAGACACAAGATACTATATAGAGGGCTTAGATATAATTACCAAGGGGTCAGAAAGGCATTACGCTTATGTCTTATCAGGTATGGCATGCATTGATTTGTCAAACAACAGATTATGGGGCCATCTTCCAGCGAAAATTGGAAATCTCAAAGGCTTGATGTTTCTAAATCTTTCTCGGAACAGTTTCAATGGGGACATTCCAGGTAGCATGGGCAACCTGAGTCAGTTGGAATCGCTGGACCTTTCTCTcaacaatttttcaggaaaaattCCATTCCAGCTTGGTTCTCTGGATTATTTGGGATATTTAAATATGTCTTACAACAATCTGTCAGGGGTGATACCACAGCAAGGTTCTCATATGATAACATTTGATAAATCAGCATTTTGGGGAAATCCAAATCTGCGGGGATGCCCTGTGGAAAGTTGGAAGTGTTCTCCACCTCATTCACCACTGTCTCCTCCTACAATTGATGTcaaggaagaggcaaaggaaggaaTTTCATGGTATGAGCTGAGCATGGGATGGTCAGTTGCAGCAGGATTTTTTGCCGTGGTGTTGGTGCTCACTTTCAAAGTGAATTGGAGAAAGACGACCTTTGATCAGATGGACAGAGTTATAACATTTCTGTTGGGGGAGCGCACTAACTGACAGTAAGGATATGGTATTTTGCGTTCATTGTAATGAATGCATGATGTTTTACATTTCTTAACGGTGCATCTGGACTAGGCATACATAGTATTTTGCTACCAAAGTAGTAAAACTTGTGTTTCCATATCTTAGCACGTCTTTAGGATTAGACATTGGGgatgtattttttttattgttataaatattttaatgttaagaCAATCTTGCACGGCATCTACCATTAATGCATTTTATCTTGTTCATTTTTAACAAAAGTTTTGAGTATTCTAAGATATATTTATGAGAGATATTagttttaaaatattgtaatgattatttttaaattttagttttatatataaaaagagatgtatttgtcaaataaaatctatatttattttgatttttgagtattctaagatATATTTATGAggtattaattttaaaatattgtaatgatgtccaaggggttgaacttagttggttaaagcattgagttctcaatgtggagacccaagttcaactcccatgagggacacctttgtgtagaattctaagttgtgactcttggtcttccattggcccttagtcttccaattgttgtttctagtgaGCAAAAATGAAcattgtgattctatgatacttaataaaaaatattgtaatgattatttttaaattttagtttaatatatAAAAAGGGATGCATTTGTCAAATAAAATCTATATTTATATTTGACTTTTGAATATTAGTTGTTATGTAGAAAAAAATTTAAAGGGTAATGTGGTGATTTTTTTAATAAAGATTTTATGTTGATTGTATGATAAAAATGATTTCTAAATTAAAGACTATGAGAACCAAACAATTTAAAACTAGATTAA contains:
- the LOC131875749 gene encoding probable LRR receptor-like serine/threonine-protein kinase At4g36180 encodes the protein MAFCTNSLCMHICLSFLYSALLSIVLNVSVHGCLPNEFRVLLSLKAAFNPPAIVYLWEGDDCCEWIGVVCYEKELGGHVRKLDVSSWGNQLEGPIPSSLGLLINLTELDLSDNSLSGPIPPSLGSLLSLKRLNLSKNQMSGDIPLSFAQLSSLVSLDLSNNQLNGTIPSLGNLLSLKSLKLSDNQMSGGIPLSFAQLSSLVSLDLSNNQLNGTIPSLGNLLSLKSLKLSDNQMSGGIPLSFAQLSSLVSLDLSNNQLNGTIPSLGNLLSLKSLKLSDNQMSGGIPLSFAQLSSLVSLDLSNNQLNGTIPSLLTLPSSMQTFLLSNNSMTGTVSDQVLLRHSSSLEELDLSYSGLNINIESTPWILPFQLKTLKLGGCKIGGPIPSWISTQFELEDMDISDANLVEDIPSWLWEFSPELRSLNLSNNHLEGPLTVSSIPLQLQSLDLSVNELNGPLLLDIPIPEQNFSLEKLLLADNKIEGPITASLGTMTSLYILDLSNNQLRGNIPDSLGNLTLLTVLRLESNHLNGEIPACLTNLSNLVMLNLASNELEGQIPKELGNLAGLASLHLEKNNLQGLLPLSLAELPELQVIDVGENNLTGNIPSWIGYCSSLLVLIMRSNNFKGKLPPQIGYLTELLILDLSSNLLYGEIPNTYLNLPAMVVVNEHMSVVGEDRRAPLARRVRPCDARRGHTIHLRGDIPRLGGNIPDPRGDIPRLGGNFPDPRGDIPDSDHNYDGTCVDYVYVNEDTRYYIEGLDIITKGSERHYAYVLSGMACIDLSNNRLWGHLPAKIGNLKGLMFLNLSRNSFNGDIPGSMGNLSQLESLDLSLNNFSGKIPFQLGSLDYLGYLNMSYNNLSGVIPQQGSHMITFDKSAFWGNPNLRGCPVESWKCSPPHSPLSPPTIDVKEEAKEGISWYELSMGWSVAAGFFAVVLVLTFKVNWRKTTFDQMDRVITFLLGERTN